A section of the Mastomys coucha isolate ucsf_1 unplaced genomic scaffold, UCSF_Mcou_1 pScaffold15, whole genome shotgun sequence genome encodes:
- the LOC116090041 gene encoding protein transport protein Sec61 subunit gamma-like produces the protein MDQVMQFVEPSWQFVKDSIRLVKRCTKPDRKEFQKIAMATAIGFAIMGLIGFSVKLIHIPINNIIVGS, from the coding sequence ATGGATCAGGTAATGCAGTTTGTAGAGCCAAGTTGGCAGTTTGTAAAGGACTCAATTCGCCTGGTTAAAAGGTGCACCAAACCCGACAGAAAAGAATTCCAGAAGATCGCCATGGCCACAGCTATAGGATTTGCTATCATGGGATTAATTGGCTTCTCTGTGAAACTGATCCATATCCCTATTAATAATATTATTGTGGGTAGTTGA